The Mauremys reevesii isolate NIE-2019 linkage group 21, ASM1616193v1, whole genome shotgun sequence genome has a window encoding:
- the LOC120387785 gene encoding maestro heat-like repeat family member 5, translated as MIHCLLPLLLHLEDRDESVTLRCKLTLFRCAVFLRWAHLKALFRSMAWDGSTQLRKCAWKCLMQNNKSHIPKFLFHALEYLESSQTTIRHSAALFIGKQSDFT; from the exons ATGATCCACTGCTTGCTCCCGCTCCTGCTGCACCTTGAAGACCGGGATGAGAGTGTGACACTG AGATGCAAACTGACGCTCTTCCGCTGCGCAGTGTTTCTCAGGTGGGCTCATTTGAAGGCGCTGTTCCGCAGCATGGCCTGggatggctccacacagctccggaAGTGTGCCTGGAAGTGCTTG atgcagaacaacaagagccacatccccaaattcctgttccacgccttagaatacctggaaagctcacagacaacaatcagacattctgcagccctgttcaTTGGTAAGCAGAGCGACTTCACTTGA